A genome region from Brassica oleracea var. oleracea cultivar TO1000 chromosome C2, BOL, whole genome shotgun sequence includes the following:
- the LOC106327681 gene encoding uncharacterized protein LOC106327681 isoform X1, with protein MESAICGRLALAPSSLFNSKSGKRKKIEGRRVDIPEAIDDNRPLSVDRASRVSIDRHLTVLIYAHHQRSDISFHLVKYCSYGDKHSVSKGPWVNNRGVLMTMSAMGKGGGVLDKPIIEKTTPGRESEFDLRKSKKMAPPYRVILHNDNFNKREYVVQVLMKVIPGMTVDNAVNIMQEAHINGLAVVIVCAQADAEQHCMQLRGNGLLSSVEPDGGGC; from the exons GTAAAAGGAAAAAAATCGAAGGAAGAAGAGTTGATATACCAGAAGCGATCGACGACAACAGGCCATTGTCGGTCGACAGAGCATCACGAGTATCGATCGATCGCCACTTAACTGTGTTGATCTACGCTCACCATCAGCGATCAGACATATCGTTTCACCTTGTTAAATATTGTTCTTATG GGGACAAACATTCTGTCTCAAAAGGACCATGGGTGAACAATCGTGGAGTTCTCATGACTATGTCTGCAATGGGTAAAGGAGGCGGTGTGTTGGACAAACCAATTATAGAGAAAACCACTCCTGGTCGCGAATCCGAGTTTGATTTGAG GAAATCAAAGAAGATGGCTCCACCTTACAGGGTGATACTACACAACGACAACTTCAACAAGAGGGAATATGTGGTTCAGGTGTTGATGAAGGTCATACCAGGCATGACTGTAGACAACGCAGTCAACATTATGCAAGAAGCCCACATCAATGGTTTGGCGGTTGTGATCGTCTGTGCTCAGGCCGATGCAGAGCAACACTGTATGCAGCTGCGTGGTAACGGCCTTCTCAGTTCCGTTGAACCTGACGGTGGAGGCTGCTGA
- the LOC106324946 gene encoding probable carboxylesterase 6 — protein sequence MGATTVTHVTTINPTNTNIHGPVIDEVDGLIRVYKDGHVERFQLVPCVGPSLPLDLGVACSDVNIDELTNVWARLYVPTVTKYLSVSSSKLPLLVYFHGGGFCVGSASWSCYHEFLARLSASSRCIIMSVNYRLAPENPLPAAYEDGVNAILWLKKARNDNLWSKLCDFGKIFLAGDSAGGNIAHHVAARLQTVDALIQPLKIEGTILIQPFFGGEARTESERRVENNMKSSVLTLAASDAWWRLALPRDANREHPYCKPVKMKTRTLVCVAEMDVLMDREIEMCDGNEEMIKRVVYEGVGHAFQILGKSQLAHTMTLEMLCHIDDFIHQCDPSI from the coding sequence ATGGGAGCAACCACAGTGACCCATGTGACGACCATTAACCCTACTAACACCAACATTCATGGACCGGTCATAGACGAAGTGGATGGCCTAATAAGAGTTTACAAAGACGGTCACGTGGAACGATTTCAACTCGTGCCATGTGTGGGTCCGTCACTACCCCTTGACCTCGGTGTGGCTTGCTCTGATGTTAACATCGACGAGTTGACTAACGTATGGGCACGTCTCTATGTCCCGACGGTAACCAAGTATTTGTCGGTGTCTAGCTCTAAGCTCCCTTTGCTTGTCTATTTCCACGGTGGAGGTTTCTGCGTCGGCTCGGCTTCTTGGTCGTGTTACCACGAGTTCTTGGCCAGATTGTCCGCTAGCTCACGGTGCATAATAATGTCTGTAAATTACCGTTTAGCCCCTGAGAATCCTCTTCCCGCAGCTTACGAAGATGGAGTTAATGCCATTCTTTGGCTCAAGAAAGCAAGAAACGATAACTTGTGGTCCAAGCTATGCGACTTTGGCAAGATATTCTTGGCCGGAGACAGCGCCGGAGGCAACATCGCCCACCATGTCGCTGCGAGATTACAAACCGTCGACGCTCTTATACAGCCACTGAAGATAGAAGGAACCATCTTGATCCAGCCTTTCTTCGGCGGAGAGGCGCGTACGGAGAGTGAGAGGCGCGTGGAAAATAATATGAAGAGCTCAGTGCTGACACTTGCTGCCTCAGACGCGTGGTGGAGGCTGGCTTTGCCACGTGACGCAAACAGAGAGCATCCGTATTGTAAACCGGTGAAGATGAAGACGAGGACGCTGGTATGCGTGGCGGAGATGGATGTGCTGATGGACAGAGAGATAGAGATGTGCGATGGTAATGAGGAAATGATCAAGCGCGTGGTGTACGAAGGCGTTGGTCATGCGTTTCAGATTCTTGGAAAGTCTCAGCTTGCCCACACGATGACTCTTGAGATGTTGTGCCACATCGACGATTTCATCCACCAATGTGATCCTTCTATTTAG